GGCTCGGCATTCATGGCCTTGAAGGCGGCTTCAAATTCGGTTTCGGACTGCGGTATGTGGATTGCATGCTCGGGCAATTCCAGAAACGGAGGGAGCAGGGCACTTTCGTCCTTGCTGGGTGCAATCAATCGGGGCATGCCGGTGATTACACACCAGCTTCGTGCTTATCCCCAGAACATGTGGTCTGGCCTGTGGGTAAATATCGGAATAAATGCGCAAAGCCTTGACTGGCAAGGCTTTGCATGTGGCGCCTAAAAAATAGGCAATCGATTCAGCGACGCTGAAACACGGGTTTGTGCTTTTGCAAGAAGGCAGTCACGCCTTCGAGGCTGTTGCCGGAGAGGGCGCAGGCCAGCATGGCTTCACGCTCGGCACCCAGTTGCTGCTGAAGGTCCTGCCGATGTGCCGAGTCACAGAGGTTTTTGATGCCCGCCAGGGAGTTGGTGGGGCCGCCGGCAAGCTCCTCGGCCAGTGCGGTTGCCGCAGTGAGCAGCTGTTCGGGCTCGTGCAGCTCGTCGACCAGGCCCATGCGCAGACAGTCCTCGGCCGCGATGGCGCGGTTGCTCATCAGAATGTATTTGGCCTTGGCAGCACCGGCACGGCGGGTGAGATAGGCCGATACACCCAGATCCGGGCTCAGACCGATGGCCGAATAGCCACCGCGCAAGAACATGTGACGGCTGGCCAGTACCAGGTCCGCACACAGTGCGAGCCCGATGCCGCCGCCTCCGACAGGGCCTTGCACGGCACTGATGACTGGCAGCGGCAG
This region of Comamonas thiooxydans genomic DNA includes:
- a CDS encoding enoyl-CoA hydratase/isomerase family protein encodes the protein MSDLVLWKVRNGVGHMVLNQPERGNVISTDMAHNLKTVVERACNADIGALLISASGKQFCVGGDISEFGEHRERLAPLIDAMLDVLNPVMHQLASLPLPVISAVQGPVGGGGIGLALCADLVLASRHMFLRGGYSAIGLSPDLGVSAYLTRRAGAAKAKYILMSNRAIAAEDCLRMGLVDELHEPEQLLTAATALAEELAGGPTNSLAGIKNLCDSAHRQDLQQQLGAEREAMLACALSGNSLEGVTAFLQKHKPVFQRR